Proteins co-encoded in one Meiothermus sp. CFH 77666 genomic window:
- a CDS encoding SIS domain-containing protein, whose protein sequence is MKAAETKMFKEAHQAPQVVEQALRENKSEMELLGTFLRRHTPPFVLTVARGSSDHAALYGKYLIESLLGLVCSSAIPSIHTVYGQHLALHRALVIAISQSGQSPDLIEVTRQARRDGALTLALVNQDRSPLAQTAEVVLPLWAGAEEAVAATKSYLATLASLAQLVAAWAEDKPLKEALAMLPEALYKAVHANWQAGLEALVGADNGLVVGRGYGFAVAHELALKLKETSAFHAEAMSGAELLHGPVALVEPDFPLLVLAPKDKPLPGLVSLLENLRGKGGHLLVASSEAEALELAHTPLPLPAKLHPVLDAILLAQAFYPFAAELSVARGFDPDAPRNLFKVTRTR, encoded by the coding sequence ATGAAAGCAGCCGAGACCAAAATGTTCAAAGAAGCCCACCAGGCCCCTCAGGTGGTGGAGCAAGCCCTGCGCGAAAACAAGAGCGAGATGGAGCTGCTGGGTACTTTTTTGCGTCGCCACACCCCCCCTTTTGTGCTCACGGTGGCCCGCGGTAGCTCCGATCATGCCGCACTGTATGGCAAGTACCTGATCGAGAGCCTTCTGGGGCTGGTCTGCTCCTCGGCCATTCCCTCGATACACACCGTTTATGGGCAGCACCTGGCCCTGCACCGGGCCCTGGTCATCGCAATTTCGCAGTCGGGTCAGAGCCCCGATCTGATCGAGGTGACCCGCCAGGCCCGCCGCGACGGGGCCCTCACCCTGGCCCTGGTCAACCAGGATCGCTCGCCCCTGGCCCAGACCGCCGAGGTGGTGCTGCCCTTGTGGGCCGGGGCCGAAGAGGCTGTGGCGGCTACCAAAAGCTACCTGGCCACCCTGGCCTCGCTGGCCCAGCTGGTGGCGGCCTGGGCCGAAGACAAGCCTCTTAAGGAGGCCCTGGCCATGCTGCCCGAGGCTCTATACAAGGCGGTTCATGCCAACTGGCAGGCGGGCTTGGAGGCCCTGGTGGGGGCGGATAACGGCCTGGTGGTGGGGCGTGGCTACGGGTTTGCGGTGGCCCACGAACTGGCTCTCAAGCTCAAAGAGACCAGCGCCTTTCATGCCGAGGCCATGTCCGGGGCAGAGCTGCTCCACGGCCCGGTGGCCCTGGTGGAGCCCGACTTTCCCCTGCTGGTGCTGGCGCCAAAGGACAAGCCGCTGCCCGGTCTGGTGAGCTTGCTGGAAAACCTGCGGGGCAAAGGGGGGCATCTGCTGGTGGCCTCCTCCGAGGCCGAGGCCCTGGAGCTGGCCCACACCCCTTTGCCGCTGCCCGCCAAGCTCCACCCGGTGCTAGACGCCATCCTGCTGGCCCAGGCCTTCTACCCTTTTGCCGCCGAGCTCTCGGTAGCCAGGGGCTTCGACCCTGATGCCCCGCGCAACCTGTTCAAGGTGACGCGGACTCGGTGA
- a CDS encoding TRAP transporter large permease subunit codes for MVLQGGGVELLGGAMFLGALVLIFTGYPVAFALGGVALIFGAVGIAIGEFDLRFVGSLPQRIFGIMSNYTLLAIPYFIFLGLILEKSKLAEQLLDTVGQLFGPVRGGVAIAVVLVGTLLAATTGVVAATVVAMGLISLPVMLKYGYSKPLATGVIAASGTLGQIIPPSIVLVVLGDQLGVSVGDLFLGALIPGLMLSGALVLLVALVALVRPKMAPALPLEARPYKGWELGRRAIVALVPPVLLILFVLGSIFFGIATPTEAGAVGSVAALIMAAFYRRLNWKVFRDAVVETARFTSMVIFILIGATAFSLIFRGLEGDKLVKDILVALPGGELGFIIFVMVLVFVLGFFIDFFEIAFIIVPLVLPAAEAIWRAQAEAMQMAGNYDLSTEAFVQGKLLWFGIILAMNLQTSFLTPPFGFALFYLRGVAPPEVKTTDMYRGVIPFITVQILVLIITIAFPALSSWLPSLRGTPGG; via the coding sequence ATGGTTTTGCAAGGTGGCGGCGTTGAGCTTTTGGGCGGGGCTATGTTCCTGGGGGCCCTGGTTCTCATCTTTACCGGCTACCCCGTGGCTTTTGCTCTGGGGGGCGTGGCCCTCATCTTTGGGGCGGTTGGCATTGCCATTGGGGAATTTGACCTGCGCTTTGTGGGCAGCCTGCCCCAGCGCATCTTCGGCATCATGTCCAACTACACCCTGCTGGCCATCCCCTACTTCATCTTTCTAGGGCTGATACTGGAAAAATCCAAACTGGCCGAGCAGCTCCTGGACACGGTGGGGCAGCTTTTCGGCCCGGTGCGGGGGGGTGTAGCCATTGCGGTGGTGCTGGTGGGCACCCTTTTGGCCGCCACCACCGGGGTGGTAGCCGCCACGGTGGTGGCCATGGGCCTGATTTCCCTGCCGGTGATGCTCAAGTATGGCTACAGCAAGCCCTTAGCAACCGGGGTAATTGCAGCCTCCGGGACGCTGGGTCAGATTATCCCGCCCAGCATTGTGCTGGTGGTACTGGGCGACCAACTGGGCGTGAGCGTGGGGGATCTGTTTTTGGGGGCCTTAATCCCCGGTCTGATGCTCTCCGGCGCTTTGGTGTTGCTGGTGGCCCTGGTGGCCCTGGTTAGACCTAAGATGGCTCCCGCGCTACCACTGGAAGCTAGGCCCTACAAGGGGTGGGAGCTGGGGCGAAGGGCCATTGTGGCGCTGGTGCCGCCGGTCTTGCTGATTTTGTTTGTGTTGGGGAGCATCTTTTTTGGCATTGCGACCCCTACCGAGGCTGGCGCGGTGGGTTCGGTAGCAGCGCTGATTATGGCGGCCTTCTACCGCCGTCTGAACTGGAAGGTTTTCCGCGATGCGGTGGTGGAAACCGCCCGTTTCACCAGCATGGTAATTTTCATTCTGATCGGGGCTACCGCCTTCAGCCTGATTTTCCGGGGCCTCGAGGGCGACAAGCTGGTCAAGGACATCCTGGTGGCATTACCGGGAGGGGAACTGGGCTTCATCATCTTTGTGATGGTGCTGGTTTTTGTGCTCGGTTTCTTTATAGATTTTTTCGAGATTGCCTTCATTATTGTGCCGCTGGTGCTTCCGGCGGCGGAGGCTATCTGGCGAGCCCAGGCCGAGGCCATGCAGATGGCCGGTAACTATGACCTTTCTACGGAAGCTTTTGTACAGGGGAAGCTCTTATGGTTTGGCATCATCCTGGCCATGAACCTCCAGACCAGCTTCCTCACGCCGCCCTTTGGCTTTGCGCTGTTTTACCTGCGTGGGGTGGCTCCGCCAGAAGTCAAGACCACCGACATGTACCGTGGGGTGATTCCCTTCATTACGGTACAGATTCTGGTGCTAATCATTACCATTGCCTTCCCGGCCCTGAGTAGCTGGCTGCCCTCCCTGCGAGGGACACCGGGTGGCTAG
- a CDS encoding DUF4127 family protein, which produces MKRVLLLPADTRPVTLELPHQLARVAGLEMRSPPLEILNKMNQPGNTAALAEWLRREAPAADAAIVNLEALTLGGMIPARRVSDPLEEVLPRLQVLREIKQRSPYLRILAHGVIVRVAHHNDPLEEKPYYREWGPLLRKYSEWTDRLERKKAAGQEPGDALMELDRARLHLPKEVLQDWLATRERNHALHLSAIDLLNEGVLEYLALTLDDTTPYGLAARERRRLEARLDELGLWGEADIYPGADEAACTLLARALLNHAGRKTKVLVRYPSVRAPQAEMLYEDRPLGELVKAHLRAAGCVAVQSTEEADLILAVNAPATRQAQRQPDYETVDTAERYLPELIDRLVGDQAAGRMVTVADVAYANGAENRFVQLLLQSVNLPGLGGFAGWNTAGNSLGSAIAAGVCALFGDDPVSLAEANFARLVDDWLYQSRVRPEVEALLSEELGKSPNPFDLGDLQWGAERAIDTRLTPLVHGLWQQFFAPSLPGVRLDWGRPRLAWPRLFTGVFPLRLVREEA; this is translated from the coding sequence ATGAAGCGTGTTTTGTTGCTGCCTGCCGATACCAGACCCGTGACCCTCGAGCTGCCCCACCAACTGGCGCGGGTGGCCGGGCTGGAAATGCGCTCACCCCCCCTGGAAATCCTGAACAAGATGAACCAGCCGGGGAACACCGCGGCCCTGGCGGAGTGGCTGCGGCGGGAGGCCCCCGCCGCCGATGCCGCCATCGTGAACCTGGAGGCCCTCACCCTGGGCGGCATGATTCCGGCCCGGCGGGTTTCGGATCCCCTGGAAGAGGTGTTGCCGAGGCTTCAGGTGCTGCGCGAGATCAAGCAACGAAGCCCTTACCTGCGCATTCTGGCCCACGGGGTGATTGTGCGGGTAGCCCACCACAACGACCCACTGGAGGAAAAACCCTACTACCGCGAGTGGGGCCCCCTCTTACGCAAGTACTCGGAGTGGACGGATCGCCTCGAGCGAAAAAAGGCCGCCGGACAGGAACCGGGCGATGCCCTGATGGAGCTGGATCGGGCCCGGCTGCACCTGCCCAAGGAGGTTTTGCAGGACTGGCTGGCCACCCGTGAGCGCAACCACGCCCTGCACCTCTCGGCCATAGACCTGCTCAACGAGGGGGTGCTGGAGTACCTGGCCCTGACCCTGGACGATACCACCCCCTACGGTCTGGCGGCCCGGGAGCGCCGTCGGCTCGAGGCCCGCCTGGACGAACTGGGCCTGTGGGGCGAGGCCGATATCTACCCTGGGGCCGACGAGGCCGCCTGCACTCTGCTGGCTAGGGCCCTGCTCAACCATGCTGGGCGCAAGACCAAGGTGCTGGTGCGCTACCCCTCGGTGCGGGCCCCCCAGGCCGAGATGCTTTATGAAGACCGCCCCCTGGGCGAACTGGTCAAGGCCCACCTGCGGGCCGCCGGGTGCGTGGCCGTGCAGAGCACCGAGGAGGCCGATCTGATTCTAGCCGTAAACGCCCCTGCTACCCGACAAGCCCAGCGCCAGCCCGACTACGAGACGGTGGACACCGCAGAGCGCTACCTGCCCGAGCTGATAGACCGGCTGGTAGGGGATCAGGCCGCCGGCCGGATGGTCACGGTGGCCGACGTGGCCTATGCCAACGGCGCCGAAAACCGCTTTGTGCAGCTACTGCTTCAGTCGGTTAATCTGCCGGGGCTGGGGGGCTTTGCGGGCTGGAACACGGCCGGCAATAGCCTGGGCAGTGCCATTGCAGCGGGGGTGTGCGCCCTCTTTGGCGACGACCCGGTCTCGCTGGCCGAGGCCAATTTTGCTCGCCTGGTTGACGACTGGCTGTATCAGAGCCGGGTGCGCCCGGAGGTGGAGGCGCTCCTGAGCGAAGAGCTGGGTAAATCGCCCAACCCCTTCGACCTGGGCGACCTCCAGTGGGGGGCCGAGCGCGCCATTGACACTCGCCTCACCCCGCTGGTCCACGGCCTCTGGCAGCAGTTTTTCGCCCCCAGCCTGCCGGGGGTCAGGCTTGACTGGGGGCGGCCCCGGCTGGCCTGGCCGCGCTTATTTACCGGGGTGTTTCCTCTGCGCCTGGTGCGGGAGGAGGCCTGA
- a CDS encoding TRAP transporter substrate-binding protein, producing MKRRDFLKKAGIGAVAASTVFGPVYAQTTQRIRWRMATSWPRALDTLFGAAETVAKRVGELTEGRFEIQVFPAGELAPGLQVLDVVQAGNVEMGHTANYYYIGKSPSLAFDTGVPFGLNPRQQNAWLYFGGGLQAMQRVIADFNAITFPAGNTGVQMGGWFRKEIRGPEDLKGLRFRIPGLGGQVMTRLGATVQTLPGGEIFLALDRGAIDGAEWVGPYDDEKLGLNKAARFYYYPGWWEPGSTVSTIVNLERWRSLPKAYQEAIISASREANEQTMAEYDAKNAPALARLQRAGTQLRPYPTSVLQAANKEATALFEEIAAKDATYRGIYEGWKKFRDESRRWFATNEFRYDDFVRTLR from the coding sequence ATGAAGCGACGTGACTTCTTGAAGAAGGCGGGGATTGGCGCTGTAGCCGCCAGCACCGTTTTCGGCCCGGTTTACGCCCAGACTACCCAGCGCATTCGCTGGCGCATGGCCACCAGCTGGCCCCGTGCACTGGATACCCTGTTCGGCGCAGCCGAGACCGTGGCCAAGCGGGTGGGGGAGCTGACCGAGGGGCGGTTCGAGATTCAGGTCTTCCCGGCAGGTGAGCTGGCTCCAGGTTTGCAGGTGCTGGATGTGGTTCAGGCCGGTAATGTGGAAATGGGCCACACCGCCAACTACTATTACATTGGTAAGAGTCCTTCCCTGGCCTTCGATACGGGTGTACCGTTCGGTCTGAACCCCCGCCAGCAAAATGCCTGGCTCTACTTTGGGGGAGGCCTTCAGGCTATGCAGCGGGTCATTGCCGATTTCAACGCCATTACCTTCCCGGCAGGCAACACGGGTGTGCAGATGGGTGGTTGGTTCCGCAAGGAAATTCGCGGCCCTGAGGATCTGAAGGGTCTGCGCTTCCGGATTCCGGGCCTGGGTGGACAGGTTATGACCCGCCTGGGGGCTACCGTGCAGACCCTTCCCGGCGGCGAGATTTTCCTGGCCCTCGACCGCGGCGCCATTGACGGGGCGGAATGGGTGGGCCCCTACGACGACGAAAAGCTGGGCCTGAACAAGGCTGCCCGCTTCTACTACTACCCCGGCTGGTGGGAGCCGGGATCCACGGTTTCGACCATTGTGAACCTCGAGCGCTGGCGCAGTCTACCCAAAGCCTACCAGGAGGCCATTATCAGCGCGAGCCGTGAAGCCAACGAACAGACCATGGCTGAATATGATGCCAAGAACGCTCCTGCGCTGGCCCGTTTACAACGTGCAGGCACCCAGCTTCGGCCCTATCCTACCAGCGTGCTTCAGGCGGCCAACAAGGAGGCCACCGCTCTGTTTGAGGAAATTGCCGCCAAAGACGCTACCTACCGGGGAATTTACGAGGGCTGGAAAAAGTTCCGCGACGAGTCCCGCCGCTGGTTTGCCACCAACGAGTTCCGCTACGACGACTTTGTGCGTACCCTGCGCTAG
- a CDS encoding quinone oxidoreductase yields the protein MKAVRVHQPGGPEAMQLEDIPTPTPGEGQALVRLLAIGVNFIDTYKRSGLYAVPTPFTVGEEGAGVVEAVGPGVEGIRPGEVVVYSNVQGSYAEYAVVPADKLVKVPTGLNPKIAVAGMLQGMTAHYLTHSTYPLKAGETCLIHAGAGGVGLLLIQMAKMIGATVITTASTEEKRALAKEAGADYALPYEGFDQKAREITGGKGVDVVYDGVGQSTWDGSLNSLRIRGMLALYGQSSGPVPPFNPQILNQKGGLFLTRPSLWHYTQTREELLWRAGDVMRWALEGKLNIRIGAEFPLAQAAQAHIALQGRETTGKVLLIP from the coding sequence ATGAAAGCCGTTCGTGTTCACCAGCCTGGCGGCCCCGAGGCCATGCAGTTAGAGGACATTCCCACCCCTACCCCTGGCGAAGGCCAGGCCCTGGTGCGGCTCCTGGCCATTGGGGTCAACTTTATTGACACCTACAAGCGCTCGGGCCTGTATGCCGTCCCGACACCTTTCACCGTAGGGGAAGAAGGAGCCGGGGTGGTGGAAGCGGTGGGGCCGGGTGTGGAAGGCATCCGGCCCGGCGAGGTGGTGGTCTATTCAAATGTTCAGGGCAGTTATGCCGAGTATGCCGTGGTGCCTGCAGATAAGCTGGTCAAGGTGCCCACGGGCCTGAACCCCAAAATTGCCGTGGCCGGGATGCTCCAGGGCATGACCGCCCACTACCTGACCCACAGCACCTATCCCCTCAAAGCGGGCGAAACCTGCCTAATCCACGCAGGTGCGGGCGGGGTGGGGTTGCTCCTGATCCAGATGGCCAAGATGATCGGAGCCACGGTGATCACCACCGCCTCCACTGAAGAAAAACGCGCTTTGGCGAAAGAAGCCGGTGCCGACTATGCCCTGCCCTACGAGGGCTTCGACCAGAAGGCCCGCGAAATCACCGGCGGGAAGGGCGTGGATGTGGTTTACGATGGGGTAGGACAGTCTACCTGGGATGGTAGCCTGAACAGCCTGCGGATTCGGGGCATGTTGGCCCTGTACGGCCAGAGCAGTGGGCCGGTTCCACCCTTCAACCCGCAAATTCTCAACCAGAAGGGCGGCCTGTTCCTCACCCGGCCTTCCCTCTGGCACTACACCCAAACCCGCGAAGAGCTTTTGTGGCGGGCCGGTGACGTGATGCGGTGGGCCCTCGAGGGCAAACTCAACATTCGTATCGGCGCCGAGTTTCCCTTAGCCCAGGCTGCCCAGGCTCACATCGCCCTTCAGGGTCGCGAAACCACCGGCAAAGTTCTGCTAATTCCCTAG
- the nagA gene encoding N-acetylglucosamine-6-phosphate deacetylase translates to MTQLNGILVTPHLTCMGRLEFDARIQAITPLASLEGAPRRYILPGFVDLHVHGGGGADCMEGEAAVRQMARFHARHGTTALLATTVTAPLPDLETALRGIAAVVANPGPGEARVLGVHLEGPFISPQKLGAQPPYTLLPSLETMRHLLTLAPIRVVTLAPELPGALELIAFLQTQGVRVQQGHTEATYAQSLAGFEAGAQGFTHFYNAMTPLLHREPGVVGLGLERAEWAEVIPDRLHVHPAAVRVAWKTIPHTYAVTDAVAAAGMPEGEYRLGRHRVYKKGEGVFLADGTLAGSALTMNQAARNLSRWGYALHDILQMTSGHAALYIGLESGLEVGLPADLVVLGEDFTLEEVYIGGQKVRVPA, encoded by the coding sequence ATGACACAACTGAACGGTATCCTGGTAACCCCCCACCTGACCTGTATGGGCCGGCTCGAGTTCGATGCGCGCATTCAAGCCATCACCCCGCTGGCCTCCCTCGAAGGCGCGCCCAGGCGCTATATTCTGCCGGGGTTTGTGGATCTGCACGTGCATGGGGGTGGTGGTGCAGACTGCATGGAAGGCGAAGCGGCGGTGCGGCAGATGGCCCGCTTTCACGCCCGGCACGGCACCACGGCCCTGCTGGCCACCACCGTCACGGCCCCACTGCCCGACCTCGAGACCGCCCTGCGCGGCATTGCCGCAGTGGTGGCGAACCCCGGCCCCGGCGAGGCACGGGTGCTGGGGGTGCACCTGGAAGGCCCCTTCATCAGCCCACAAAAACTGGGCGCCCAGCCGCCCTACACGTTGCTGCCAAGCCTGGAAACCATGCGCCACCTGCTCACCCTGGCCCCCATCCGGGTGGTCACCCTGGCCCCCGAACTGCCGGGGGCGCTCGAGCTGATCGCTTTCCTCCAAACACAGGGGGTGCGGGTGCAGCAGGGCCATACGGAAGCCACCTATGCCCAGTCGCTGGCGGGCTTCGAGGCCGGAGCACAGGGCTTTACCCACTTCTACAACGCCATGACCCCCCTGCTCCACCGCGAGCCGGGGGTGGTGGGGCTGGGCCTCGAGCGGGCCGAATGGGCCGAGGTCATTCCCGATAGGCTGCACGTCCACCCGGCGGCGGTTCGGGTTGCCTGGAAGACCATTCCCCACACCTACGCGGTGACCGATGCAGTCGCGGCAGCCGGGATGCCCGAGGGGGAGTATCGTCTGGGGCGGCACCGGGTCTACAAAAAGGGCGAGGGGGTCTTCCTGGCCGATGGTACCCTGGCCGGGAGCGCCCTCACGATGAACCAGGCCGCCCGGAACCTGAGCCGCTGGGGCTATGCCTTGCACGACATTCTTCAGATGACCTCGGGGCACGCTGCGTTGTACATCGGCCTGGAGAGCGGCCTGGAAGTGGGGTTGCCCGCCGATCTGGTGGTGCTGGGAGAGGATTTCACGCTCGAGGAAGTCTATATTGGAGGCCAAAAGGTGAGGGTGCCCGCATGA
- a CDS encoding DUF4384 domain-containing protein has protein sequence MRKILPLALLAVLLSSCFPAGRSGVTVGLRFGFDLSPIITRFEPDRGRGSSYLVGESVRFVVSLTRAGYVTLVGIDPDGVAYEFDRVFLNPGTHLLSGPPGFRYELRPPLGIQRVRAIYTDTPHPSGFVFRGTYTSEGWDQQTSIYIQRSGSRVRDVAETFFYIR, from the coding sequence ATGCGAAAAATACTTCCCCTTGCTTTACTAGCGGTATTGCTCTCGAGTTGCTTTCCCGCAGGTCGCTCCGGCGTTACGGTGGGTCTACGCTTTGGGTTTGATCTGAGCCCCATCATCACCCGCTTCGAGCCAGACCGGGGGCGAGGGTCCAGTTACCTTGTGGGAGAGAGCGTGCGCTTTGTGGTCAGCCTGACCCGTGCAGGCTACGTGACCCTGGTGGGCATTGACCCCGACGGGGTGGCCTACGAGTTTGACCGGGTTTTCCTCAACCCCGGCACCCATCTACTCTCCGGCCCCCCAGGGTTCCGTTACGAACTGCGCCCGCCTTTGGGCATCCAGCGGGTTCGGGCCATCTATACCGATACCCCCCACCCCTCCGGTTTTGTCTTCCGGGGTACCTACACCTCGGAAGGCTGGGATCAACAGACCTCCATCTACATTCAGCGCAGCGGCTCGAGGGTGCGTGACGTGGCCGAAACGTTTTTCTACATTCGATAA
- a CDS encoding TRAP transporter small permease subunit: MQFLLAISKLIDTINEWVGRVVLWLVVPMVAVGAYNAIGRSLDKAVGTRLASNTYFELQWYIFSLIFLLMVGYVLKHDGHIRVDVVYARLSERGQAWVNMLGSILFLVPFALILFYVSLPLVTFSVQVREVSSDAGGLPRWPLKLMLLPAFILLALQGVSEFIKNLAFLRGALPRLPHEAKGEVA; encoded by the coding sequence GTGCAGTTTCTGCTGGCAATATCCAAGCTAATAGACACCATCAACGAATGGGTAGGACGTGTGGTGCTGTGGCTGGTGGTACCCATGGTGGCGGTGGGCGCCTACAACGCCATTGGGCGGAGCCTCGATAAAGCAGTGGGTACACGCCTGGCCTCCAACACTTATTTTGAGCTGCAATGGTACATTTTCTCCCTCATCTTTTTGTTGATGGTAGGGTACGTGCTTAAGCACGATGGGCACATTCGGGTAGATGTGGTTTATGCCCGTTTGAGTGAGCGGGGGCAGGCCTGGGTCAACATGCTGGGCTCAATCCTTTTTCTGGTGCCTTTCGCCTTGATTCTGTTTTACGTCTCCTTGCCCCTGGTGACTTTTTCTGTGCAAGTGCGAGAGGTTTCTTCCGACGCGGGGGGTCTGCCGCGTTGGCCCCTGAAGCTCATGCTGTTGCCTGCTTTTATCTTGCTTGCACTGCAGGGGGTGTCGGAATTCATCAAGAACCTGGCTTTTCTGCGGGGGGCACTGCCCCGCCTCCCCCACGAGGCCAAAGGGGAGGTTGCCTAG
- a CDS encoding ribonuclease HII has protein sequence MKPALEADWWAMGLRVAGIDEAGRGALAGPVVAAAVILPPLRGRAAYPFHDSKTLSAPVREALEPQIQAVALAWGVGWAGAAEIDRLGILKATHLAASRALEQLSVTPEALLTDYLRLEAEWRRYLSKTLPETPRPQTSFRCPPKADQNSPTVAAASILAKVARDRYMQALERRYPGYGFAQHKGYGTAQHLDALECLGPCEEHRRTFAPVAQAGLFRLS, from the coding sequence GTGAAGCCAGCACTGGAAGCAGACTGGTGGGCAATGGGGCTGCGGGTGGCCGGCATTGATGAAGCCGGGCGGGGGGCGCTGGCCGGGCCGGTGGTGGCCGCAGCGGTGATTTTGCCTCCGCTGAGGGGCCGGGCGGCCTACCCCTTCCACGATTCCAAAACCCTCAGCGCTCCGGTGCGCGAGGCGTTGGAACCCCAGATTCAGGCAGTGGCCCTGGCCTGGGGGGTGGGCTGGGCCGGGGCAGCAGAAATAGACCGACTGGGCATTCTCAAAGCCACCCACCTGGCTGCCTCGCGGGCCCTGGAGCAGCTTTCTGTAACGCCCGAGGCGCTCCTGACCGACTATCTGCGCTTGGAGGCGGAGTGGCGGAGATACCTTTCCAAAACCCTCCCCGAAACGCCCCGCCCCCAAACCTCCTTTCGCTGCCCGCCCAAAGCCGACCAGAATAGCCCCACCGTAGCGGCAGCCAGCATCCTGGCGAAAGTGGCGCGGGACCGGTACATGCAAGCCCTCGAGCGCCGCTACCCAGGCTATGGCTTCGCCCAGCACAAGGGTTACGGGACGGCACAGCACCTCGATGCCCTTGAGTGCCTGGGGCCCTGTGAGGAGCACCGCCGTACCTTTGCCCCGGTGGCCCAGGCGGGGTTGTTTAGACTCTCTTGA
- the nagZ gene encoding beta-N-acetylhexosaminidase, with the protein MESLYLATSLMMVDLPGPTLGAATCAHLERYRFGGVCLFRKNIQTPRQVRKLVADIRQVLGPEAWIAIDQEGGAVQRVLELVQAPAPMALGAIGDAKTAEAVGAAVGRTLISLGINWNFAPSVDVNTNPKNPVIGDRSFGSDPKKVARLALAWVRGLESAGVMATVKHFPGHGDTALDSHLDLPVVNKSLEELERTELYPFRKAVEAHISAIMSAHIRFPALDKQYPATLSEKILTRFLRQKLGFQGIIVTDALDMKAITQHYTVGEAAVKSLQAGADMILSLGQSGVQIAQATAIQQALEDGSLSEAQAKLSQLRLLEAAQRFPGLVQPYAPAQQKRDQALMERVALQSITPYRQPLRPKRSDRILVVSAGSAFEAGPYGETIAVKDLSRLLKTRFSKVGQFVYDPKKADEFISGLEKAASKADYLLVVSVGRGSLSPQEIGLLKHAFSLGRRAVHIALWNPYHILSLRKPAFVTYGFRAPTLKALVKVLGGAQARGRLPFKLR; encoded by the coding sequence ATGGAAAGCCTGTATCTTGCCACCAGTCTGATGATGGTTGACCTGCCCGGCCCCACCTTAGGTGCCGCTACCTGCGCCCACCTCGAGCGCTACCGCTTTGGGGGGGTGTGCTTGTTTCGCAAAAACATCCAGACCCCCAGGCAGGTGCGCAAACTGGTGGCCGACATTCGCCAAGTGCTGGGGCCCGAGGCCTGGATCGCCATTGACCAGGAGGGCGGGGCCGTGCAGCGGGTGCTGGAGCTTGTCCAGGCACCTGCCCCGATGGCCCTGGGCGCCATCGGGGATGCCAAGACCGCCGAAGCCGTGGGGGCTGCGGTGGGCCGCACGCTCATCTCGCTGGGCATCAACTGGAACTTTGCCCCCTCGGTGGACGTGAACACCAACCCCAAGAACCCGGTAATTGGCGACCGCAGCTTCGGCTCCGACCCCAAAAAGGTCGCCCGGCTGGCGCTGGCCTGGGTTAGGGGCCTCGAGAGCGCCGGGGTGATGGCCACGGTCAAACATTTTCCCGGACACGGAGACACCGCGCTGGACTCCCATCTGGATCTGCCGGTGGTCAACAAGAGCCTGGAAGAGCTCGAGCGCACCGAACTCTATCCCTTTCGCAAGGCTGTAGAAGCCCATATCAGCGCCATCATGAGCGCTCACATTCGCTTCCCCGCCCTGGACAAGCAGTATCCCGCCACGCTCTCGGAAAAAATCCTGACCCGCTTCCTCCGCCAAAAACTGGGCTTCCAGGGCATCATCGTCACCGACGCGCTGGACATGAAAGCCATCACCCAGCACTACACGGTGGGCGAGGCGGCGGTCAAAAGCCTTCAGGCCGGAGCCGATATGATTCTGTCGCTGGGCCAGTCCGGGGTGCAGATCGCCCAGGCCACCGCCATCCAGCAAGCCCTGGAAGACGGCTCGCTTAGCGAAGCGCAGGCCAAGCTAAGCCAACTCCGCTTGCTGGAGGCTGCCCAAAGGTTTCCAGGCCTGGTGCAACCTTATGCTCCAGCTCAACAAAAACGCGACCAGGCCCTGATGGAACGGGTGGCCCTACAAAGCATTACCCCTTATCGTCAGCCCCTGCGTCCCAAGCGTTCAGACCGAATTTTAGTCGTCTCGGCAGGCAGCGCCTTTGAAGCAGGCCCCTATGGGGAAACCATCGCGGTCAAGGATCTGTCCCGTCTGCTCAAAACGCGCTTTAGTAAGGTCGGTCAGTTTGTGTACGACCCCAAAAAAGCCGATGAGTTCATAAGTGGCTTGGAAAAGGCTGCCAGCAAAGCCGACTATCTGCTGGTGGTCTCGGTTGGTCGGGGCAGCCTGAGCCCTCAGGAAATTGGGCTCCTCAAGCATGCCTTCAGCCTGGGCAGACGGGCCGTCCACATCGCCTTATGGAACCCTTACCACATCCTGAGCCTGCGTAAACCGGCCTTCGTGACCTACGGCTTCCGGGCTCCTACCCTAAAGGCCCTGGTCAAGGTGCTGGGCGGGGCACAGGCCAGGGGTCGGCTGCCGTTCAAACTGCGCTAG